One stretch of Erpetoichthys calabaricus chromosome 14, fErpCal1.3, whole genome shotgun sequence DNA includes these proteins:
- the dhx58 gene encoding probable ATP-dependent RNA helicase DHX58: MNLYQYQQEVIQPALEGRNIIIWLPTGGGKTRAAVYVAKHHLETKPQAKVAVLVNKVHLVDQHYNKEFSPFLARNYRIAHISGDSEEKEFFAKVVQDSDIIICTAQILENALKNPDEMKHVELTDFTLLIIDECHHTHKDAVYNKIMERYVEMKLQLGGPLPQVLGLTASPGTGGAKNAKGAKEHILQICANLDAWAIMSVKEHSEELEQKVPKPRKQFDIPEDRPQDPFGEKVKEMMREIHAFMDYEDISQNFGTQDYEQAVVLLEKEGTIDCNRRVRHCALYLRKYNDALLINDAVRMIDAFNSLDDFHSGQRARHLDLDQTDHFLLELFEDKKNNLRRVANIPDYENPKLKKLEKTLLEQFQNSTMSRGILFTKTRRSAHSLNQWVKTNRLLQDAGIKASILTGAGISNQAPHMTQSQQQEVIRRFRSGDLNLLISTSVAEEGLDIPECNLVVRYGLLTNEIAMKQAKGRARAEDSVYSVVANRNGRELQRENTNEYLDKLTEEVVAEIQDMSPRDYHLEIRELQKKAIMKRRMTEEKEEAKRNTHRPEVIRLYCRRCSTAVCHGSDMRVIEGSLHVNINPDFEIYFTLGTKVILEKKFEDWEPGCSISCSNCGQDWGYQVIYKAVTLPMLSIKNFGIETPSGNRSPKKWKDVTFPMEEFNYIEYCMMKFGDLGFD; the protein is encoded by the exons ATGAATCTGTACCAGTACCAGCAGGAAGTGATCCAGCCAGCACTGGAGGGCAGGAACATCATCATCTGGCTGCCAACGGGCGGAGGGAAGACGAGGGCCGCCGTCTATGTGGCGAAGCATCACTTGGAGACGAAACCGCAGGCCAAAGTGGCTGTGCTGGTCAACAAG GTCCATCTGGTCGACCAGCACTACAACAAAGAGTTCAGCCCATTCCTGGCCAGGAACTACCGTATCGCCCACATCAGTGGGGACAGCGAGGAGAAGGAGTTCTTCGCCAAGGTCGTGCAGGACAGCGACATCATCATCTGCACGGCGCAGATCCTCGAGAACGCCCTCAAGAACCCCGATGAGATGAAGCACGTGGAGCTCACAG ACTTCACGTTGCTCATCATCGACGAGTGCCACCACACCCACAAGGACGCCGTCTACAACAAGATCATGGAGCGCTACGTGGAGATGAAGCTGCAGCTCGGCGGGCCCCTCCCACAAGTGCTGGGTCTCACCGCTTCCCCGGGGACTGGCGGTGCCAAGAACGCTAAAGGTGCCAAGGAGCACATCTTACAG ATCTGTGCCAACCTCGATGCCTGGGCAATAATGTCCGTCAAAGAGCATTCCGAGGAGCTGGAGCAGAAGGTCCCGAAGCCAAGAAAGCAGTTTGACATCCCTGAAGACAGACCCCAG GACCCCTTTGGAGAGAAGGTTAAGGAGATGATGCGAGAGATTCATGCCTTCATGGACTACGAGGACATCTCTCAAAACTTCGGGACCCAGGACTACGAGCAGGCAGTTGTTCTACTGGAGAAGGAAG GTACCATTGATTGTAACCGGCGGGTACGCCACTGTGCCCTTTACCTCCGCAAGTACAATGATGCATTGCTCATCAACGACGCGGTGCGCATGATCGATGCCTTCAACTCTCTGGACGACTTCCACAGTGGGCAGCGGGCGAGACATCTGGACCTCGACCAGACTGACCACTTCCTGTTAGAGCTCTTTGAAG ACAAGAAGAACAATTTGAGGAGAGTGGCAAACATCCCAGATTATGAAAACCCCaaactaaagaaactggaaaaaaccCTGCTGGAGCAGTTTCAGAACTCCACCATGTCCCGTGGCATCCTGTTTACCAAAACCCGCAGGAGTGCCCATTCCCTCAACCAGTGGGTGAAAACCAACAGGCTGCTGCAAGACGCGGGGATCAAAGCCTCCATTTTGACCGGAGCTGGCATCAGCAACCAGGCACCTCACATGACCCAG TCTCAGCAGCAGGAGGTCATTCGAAGATTCCGTTCTGGCGACCTGAACCTTCTGATTTCAACAAGTGTCGCCGAGGAGGGTCTGGACATCCCAGAATGCAATCTGGTGGTTCGGTACGGACTACTCACCAATGAGATCGCCATGAAGCAG GCCAAGGGCCGCGCCCGCGCAGAGGACAGCGTCTACTCCGTGGTGGCCAACCGAAACGGGCGCGAGCTGCAGCGCGAGAACACCAACGAGTACCTGGACAAACTGACCGAGGAGGTGGTGGCCGAGATCCAGGACATGTCCCCGCGGGACTACCACCTGGAG ATTCGGGAATTGCAGAAGAAAGCCATCATGAAGCGCAGGATGACTGAGGAGAAAGAGGAGGCAAAGAGGAACACGCACCGCCCGGAGGTCATCAGGCTCTACTGCAGGCGCTGCTCAACTGCGGTGTGCCACGGCAGCGACATGCGGGTGATCGAGGGCTCGCTGCACGTCAACATCAATCCGGACTTTGA GATTTACTTCACCCTGGGCACGAAGGTCATCCTGGAAAAGAAGTTCGAGGACTGGGAGCCGGGCTGTTCCATCAGCTGCAGCAACTGCGGCCAG GATTGGGGTTACCAGGTGATTTATAAAGCGGTCACCCTGCCTATGCTGTCCATCAAAAACTTTGGCATCGAGACCCCGAGTGGCAATCGTTCCCCTAAAAAATGGAAAGACGTCACCTTCCCCATGGAGGAATTCAACTACATCGAGTACTGCATGATGAAGTTTGGGGACTTGGGCTTTGACTGA